A region from the Deltaproteobacteria bacterium GWA2_45_12 genome encodes:
- a CDS encoding GTPase HflX: protein MIRSQKQETAYLIGLITSFQRKETALESLDELNALAQTSGVIIAASQMVEVRQISAATFIGKGKIEEIGEKLKLLGCDLVIFDVNLAPSQNKALEEAWGIHVIDRTSLILDIFALHAKSKEGKLQVELAQYQYLYPRLVGAWTHLSKQRGGGVGLRGPGETQLEVDRRRVRERITHIKNDLKKVERSREIHRKKRATLPIPTITLVGYTNAGKSTLFNKLTEANVLAEDKLFATLDPKTKRISLPSGRKVLVSDTVGFIRNLPHQLVEAFKSTFEEVRQSAILLHVVDGSRPHYKDQIKVVNQVLEELKLNHLPMITVRNKMDRIEKIPLNPPFLKGENNSPRITSPFKKGGAEGDFNNPLFLSALTGVGVPQLLQAIDTTLQENLKTTELFLPHPYGAKLSQLYTHGHVHKVKNTTKGAYVTVALPEKWLNKLG from the coding sequence ATGATCCGTTCCCAAAAACAAGAAACAGCCTATCTCATTGGGCTTATCACATCGTTTCAACGCAAAGAAACGGCTCTTGAGTCTTTGGATGAATTGAATGCTTTGGCCCAAACCTCAGGGGTTATCATTGCCGCATCGCAAATGGTCGAAGTGAGGCAAATTTCGGCAGCTACATTCATTGGTAAAGGGAAAATTGAAGAAATAGGAGAAAAGTTAAAATTGTTAGGATGCGATCTTGTCATTTTTGATGTCAATTTGGCGCCTTCCCAAAACAAGGCACTTGAAGAAGCGTGGGGAATTCATGTCATCGACCGCACCAGCCTTATCCTGGATATTTTTGCGCTTCATGCCAAATCAAAGGAAGGCAAGCTTCAAGTCGAATTGGCCCAATATCAGTATCTGTATCCCCGTTTGGTGGGGGCCTGGACCCATCTTTCCAAGCAACGAGGGGGTGGGGTGGGGTTGCGTGGACCGGGAGAAACCCAGTTGGAAGTCGACCGTCGTCGCGTCCGCGAACGCATCACGCATATTAAAAATGATCTTAAAAAAGTGGAACGCTCCCGTGAAATTCATCGTAAAAAGCGGGCGACCTTGCCCATTCCCACCATTACATTGGTTGGATACACCAACGCCGGCAAAAGCACCTTGTTCAACAAATTAACCGAAGCCAATGTTTTAGCCGAAGACAAACTTTTTGCCACCCTTGACCCCAAAACCAAACGGATCAGTTTGCCATCGGGAAGAAAAGTTCTTGTTTCGGATACGGTAGGGTTTATCCGCAATTTGCCCCATCAATTGGTGGAAGCTTTCAAATCAACTTTTGAAGAAGTGCGTCAGTCAGCCATTTTGCTTCATGTAGTTGATGGATCGCGCCCGCACTACAAAGACCAGATCAAAGTAGTCAATCAGGTTTTGGAGGAATTAAAATTAAACCATCTTCCAATGATAACGGTTCGCAATAAGATGGATCGAATTGAAAAAATCCCCCTTAATCCCCCTTTTTTAAAGGGGGAAAATAACAGTCCCCGAATTACGTCCCCCTTTAAAAAAGGGGGAGCAGAGGGGGATTTTAACAATCCCCTTTTCCTTAGTGCCCTCACCGGAGTTGGCGTCCCCCAACTCCTTCAAGCCATCGACACCACGCTGCAAGAAAATCTAAAAACAACAGAATTATTTTTGCCCCATCCTTACGGAGCCAAATTGTCTCAACTTTACACCCATGGCCACGTCCACAAAGTCAAAAACACCACGAAAGGAGCTTACGTAACCGTGGCCCTGCCGGAGAAATGGTTGAATAAATTGGGATGA